Proteins encoded within one genomic window of Brachybacterium sp. P6-10-X1:
- a CDS encoding alanine racemase: MLQHAQRTVEAVDKSFPLGLVGREIAALDTPLAEFSTPLLVLDQQAMTHNLQVMADWTAERGLELMPHGKTTMAPVLWQRQLDAGCTGITVATGWQADVALLAGVPTVQLANTCTDPALLRRLAAHLLEHPDQELVCWADSLATIDLLERELPAASRLGVLVELGADGGRTGARDEDTAVAIAERVAASSTLTLYGAAGYEGALAHDRTEGSLATVGAYCERLAALVGRLRPLIEGTPWVSAGGSAYFDLVADAFAPLSEVRAILRSGAYIVHDSGFYRGISPLDTTRDVAEEQALLPAMRAYARVVSMPEPGLALLDAGKRDVPFDEGLPVPLAVAPQIGEAERPLDAEITALNDQHAFLRYRGEAPLALGDVVTLGLSHPCTAFDKWRLIPIVDDANIVSEAVETFF, translated from the coding sequence ATGCTCCAGCACGCCCAGCGCACCGTCGAAGCGGTCGACAAGTCCTTCCCGCTCGGTCTCGTCGGTCGCGAGATCGCCGCGCTGGACACGCCCCTGGCGGAGTTCTCCACTCCCCTGCTGGTGCTCGATCAGCAGGCGATGACGCACAACCTCCAGGTGATGGCGGACTGGACGGCCGAGCGCGGGCTCGAGCTGATGCCGCACGGGAAGACCACGATGGCGCCGGTGCTGTGGCAGCGCCAGCTCGACGCGGGCTGCACGGGGATCACGGTCGCCACCGGGTGGCAGGCGGACGTCGCGCTGCTGGCCGGCGTGCCCACCGTGCAGCTGGCCAACACCTGCACGGATCCCGCGCTGCTGCGGCGCCTGGCCGCGCATCTGCTCGAGCACCCTGATCAGGAGCTGGTGTGCTGGGCCGATTCCCTGGCGACGATCGACCTGCTCGAGCGCGAGCTTCCGGCGGCATCGCGCCTGGGTGTGCTGGTCGAGCTCGGGGCCGACGGGGGCCGCACCGGCGCCCGGGACGAGGACACCGCCGTCGCCATCGCGGAACGGGTCGCCGCCTCGAGCACGCTCACGCTGTACGGCGCCGCCGGCTACGAAGGCGCGCTGGCCCATGACCGCACCGAGGGGTCCCTCGCGACCGTCGGCGCCTACTGCGAGCGCCTGGCCGCGCTGGTCGGCCGGCTGCGCCCGCTGATCGAGGGCACCCCGTGGGTGAGCGCGGGCGGCAGCGCCTATTTCGACCTGGTCGCCGACGCCTTCGCCCCGCTGAGCGAGGTGCGGGCGATCCTGCGCTCGGGCGCGTACATCGTCCACGACTCCGGCTTCTACCGGGGCATCTCCCCGCTGGATACGACGCGGGACGTCGCCGAGGAGCAGGCGCTGCTGCCGGCGATGCGCGCCTATGCCCGCGTGGTCTCGATGCCGGAGCCGGGCCTGGCCCTGCTCGATGCCGGCAAGCGCGACGTCCCCTTCGACGAAGGCCTGCCCGTCCCGCTGGCCGTCGCCCCGCAGATCGGCGAAGCGGAGCGACCGCTCGACGCGGAGATCACGGCGCTGAACGATCAGCACGCCTTCCTGCGCTACCGCGGCGAGGCTCCCCTGGCGCTCGGCGACGTGGTCACGCTCGGGCTCTCCCACCCGTGCACGGCCTTCGACAAGTGGCGGCTGATCCCGATCGTGGACGACGCGAACATCGTCAGCGAGGCCGTCGAGACGTTCTTCTAG
- a CDS encoding carbonic anhydrase: protein MSSPRVTVQEAWDALAQGNERFMRGELRHPEQDAARRHELTGYQAPDAAFLGCSDSRVAAEILFDCGLGDLFVVRNIGQIANENTTATMEFAVAELGVAVIVVLAHGSCGAVKAAIDQTTAEPSEVTPAIQRELELIQPAVQREWLASHKDTPYVDPTLIDADAVGRRHLDETIHALMRSSRVISDAVAQGKLGIVGCQYQLEKGRVAPITSVGRLSIGA from the coding sequence ATGAGCTCACCCCGCGTCACAGTGCAGGAGGCGTGGGATGCTCTCGCGCAGGGCAACGAGCGGTTCATGCGGGGCGAGCTGCGCCATCCCGAGCAGGATGCGGCGCGCCGCCACGAGCTGACCGGCTACCAGGCGCCCGACGCCGCCTTCCTGGGCTGCTCGGATTCCCGCGTCGCCGCGGAGATCCTGTTCGACTGCGGTCTCGGCGACCTGTTCGTGGTGCGCAACATCGGTCAGATCGCCAACGAGAACACGACCGCGACCATGGAGTTCGCCGTCGCCGAGCTCGGCGTCGCCGTGATCGTGGTGCTCGCCCACGGCTCCTGCGGGGCGGTGAAGGCGGCCATCGATCAGACCACCGCCGAGCCCAGCGAGGTCACCCCGGCGATCCAGCGCGAGCTCGAGCTCATCCAGCCCGCCGTCCAGCGCGAATGGTTGGCCTCCCACAAGGACACCCCGTACGTCGATCCGACGCTGATCGACGCGGACGCCGTCGGACGGCGCCACCTGGACGAGACCATCCACGCCCTCATGCGCTCCTCCCGGGTGATCAGCGACGCCGTCGCCCAGGGGAAGCTCGGCATCGTCGGCTGCCAGTACCAGCTCGAGAAGGGCCGGGTCGCCCCGATCACCTCGGTGGGACGGCTGAGCATCGGGGCCTGA
- a CDS encoding AAA family ATPase, which translates to MPAPITITENFARALDALRAGDHLFLTGRAGTGKSTLIRHFLATTDRTALTVAPTGIAALNVDGYTIHRLFSFPVGITEEQVRSSGYYPGRFAAALAELEVLIIDEASMMRADLFDALAAALERFGPRPGEAFGGVQLVLVGDLYQLPPVVHDSEAAHLEQRYGTPFFFSARSFTRDDFEVVELSTVFRQIGDDRLVHLLNAVREGTLLEDARAELNARTDRDFEPPMDEFWLTLATTNRIVTSRNRQMLERLPGPPQTFTAQISGELDGFERPTDTQLGLAVGAQVMMLNNDPLDRWVNGTLGRVTAIGHDADGPVVQVQLRDGRLEQVREHTWDITRPEARGGELVHQVIGTFTQLPMKLAWAITIHKSQGQTLDRVVVDLTGGTFANGQLYVALSRCTSLEGLVLRRDVLPRDLKSDVRVRRFLAASAEPSEALGEVYLAALTVGNVGDKYRPRPVEIAVVTDDGDEASTVVNPTSDLFAARTEYALTTRDVQLAPLLGEAWAALAPLLAGRLPVGARIDEQLAWIDFELKRGGTVEPMPLGVELPSRSLTVEDRAGLRASTALERAHTTAAIVHRLRDEDAWTGHGGTSFPQLTRGTGYLLARTSGEAGTAGPEGFVVGGNLSAEDDPAQVLADSLGAAWERVLAPDQEVVDRLRAAEAHFGVQVLPADLELDGPLTAADVLTPGARVCFTGEVVHPEHGVLDRERMQRLATTHGLAPVQNVTKTRTDVLVVAERGTQSRKAKNAAAWGKPVLDAEDFLAWVDGRS; encoded by the coding sequence ATGCCCGCCCCGATCACGATCACCGAAAACTTCGCCCGCGCCCTGGATGCGCTCCGAGCCGGTGACCACCTCTTCCTCACCGGTCGCGCCGGCACCGGCAAGTCGACCTTGATCCGCCACTTCCTGGCGACGACGGATCGCACCGCGCTGACGGTGGCCCCCACCGGCATCGCCGCGCTGAACGTGGACGGGTACACCATCCACCGCCTGTTCTCCTTCCCCGTCGGCATCACCGAGGAGCAGGTGCGTTCCTCCGGCTACTACCCGGGGCGCTTCGCCGCGGCGCTGGCGGAGCTGGAGGTGCTGATCATCGACGAGGCCTCGATGATGCGGGCCGACCTGTTCGACGCCCTGGCCGCGGCGCTGGAGCGCTTCGGCCCTCGACCCGGCGAGGCCTTCGGCGGGGTGCAGCTGGTGCTGGTCGGCGACCTGTATCAGCTGCCGCCGGTGGTCCACGACAGCGAGGCCGCCCACCTCGAGCAGCGCTACGGCACCCCGTTCTTCTTCTCCGCCCGCTCGTTCACCCGGGACGATTTCGAGGTCGTCGAGCTGTCCACCGTGTTCCGCCAGATCGGCGATGACCGCTTGGTGCACCTGTTGAACGCCGTGCGCGAGGGCACGCTGCTGGAGGACGCCCGCGCCGAGCTCAACGCCCGCACCGACCGGGACTTCGAGCCGCCGATGGACGAGTTCTGGCTGACGCTGGCGACCACCAACCGCATCGTCACCTCGCGCAACCGCCAGATGCTCGAGCGCCTGCCCGGCCCGCCGCAGACCTTCACCGCGCAGATCAGCGGGGAGCTGGACGGCTTCGAGCGACCCACCGACACCCAGCTGGGCCTCGCCGTCGGCGCGCAGGTGATGATGCTCAACAACGACCCCCTGGACCGCTGGGTCAACGGCACCCTGGGGCGCGTCACCGCGATCGGCCACGACGCCGACGGGCCCGTCGTCCAGGTGCAGCTGCGCGACGGGCGGCTCGAGCAGGTGCGCGAGCACACCTGGGACATCACCCGCCCGGAGGCCCGGGGCGGGGAGCTCGTCCACCAGGTGATCGGCACCTTCACCCAGCTGCCGATGAAGCTGGCCTGGGCGATCACCATCCACAAGTCGCAGGGCCAGACCCTCGACCGCGTCGTCGTGGACCTCACCGGCGGCACCTTCGCCAACGGCCAGCTGTACGTCGCGCTCTCGCGCTGCACGAGCCTGGAGGGGCTGGTGCTGCGGCGCGACGTGCTGCCGCGGGATCTGAAGTCCGACGTACGGGTACGACGCTTCCTGGCGGCCTCGGCCGAGCCCTCCGAGGCCCTCGGCGAGGTGTACCTCGCGGCGCTGACCGTCGGCAACGTCGGCGACAAGTACCGGCCTCGTCCGGTGGAGATCGCCGTGGTCACCGACGACGGCGACGAGGCCAGCACGGTCGTGAACCCCACCAGCGACCTCTTCGCCGCCCGCACCGAGTACGCCCTGACCACCCGCGACGTGCAGCTGGCTCCCCTGCTGGGGGAGGCCTGGGCAGCGCTCGCGCCCCTGCTCGCCGGGCGCCTCCCGGTCGGCGCGCGCATCGACGAACAGCTGGCCTGGATCGATTTCGAGCTCAAGCGGGGCGGGACGGTCGAACCGATGCCGCTCGGGGTCGAGCTTCCCTCCCGGTCCCTCACGGTCGAGGACCGCGCGGGGCTGCGGGCGTCCACGGCGCTCGAGCGCGCCCACACCACCGCGGCGATCGTGCACCGGCTGCGGGATGAGGATGCCTGGACCGGCCACGGTGGGACGAGCTTCCCGCAGCTGACCCGCGGGACCGGCTACCTCCTGGCCCGCACCAGCGGCGAGGCCGGGACCGCAGGCCCTGAAGGTTTCGTCGTCGGCGGGAACCTCTCGGCCGAGGACGACCCGGCCCAGGTGCTGGCCGACTCGCTCGGGGCGGCCTGGGAGCGGGTGCTGGCCCCGGACCAGGAGGTCGTCGACCGCCTGCGTGCGGCCGAAGCGCACTTCGGGGTGCAGGTGCTGCCCGCGGACCTCGAGCTCGACGGTCCGCTCACGGCGGCCGACGTCCTCACCCCCGGTGCGCGGGTCTGCTTCACCGGCGAGGTGGTCCACCCCGAGCACGGCGTCCTCGACCGCGAGCGCATGCAGCGCCTGGCCACGACGCACGGCCTGGCCCCGGTCCAGAACGTCACCAAGACCCGGACCGACGTGCTCGTGGTCGCCGAGCGCGGCACCCAGTCCCGCAAGGCCAAGAACGCCGCTGCCTGGGGCAAGCCCGTGCTGGACGCCGAGGATTTCCTGGCCTGGGTGGACGGCAGGAGCTGA
- a CDS encoding Wadjet anti-phage system protein JetD domain-containing protein, giving the protein MIVCENAETVQVLLDLPGVMALSGSGYAISGLLEVSWVQAVPILYWGDLDADGFRILDRARHHHPRVRSVLMDRRTFAAHRELSVHVEPRTPVTTTQLTDAEQSLHADLATTGERLEQERIEIGFAVAALRTAVDDASA; this is encoded by the coding sequence GTGATCGTCTGCGAGAACGCCGAGACCGTGCAGGTCCTCCTGGACCTGCCCGGGGTCATGGCGCTCAGCGGGTCCGGCTACGCGATCTCGGGACTGCTCGAGGTCTCCTGGGTGCAGGCGGTCCCGATCCTGTACTGGGGCGATCTGGACGCCGATGGTTTCCGCATTCTCGACCGCGCCCGGCACCACCATCCTCGGGTGCGCAGCGTCCTGATGGATCGGAGGACGTTTGCCGCGCATCGTGAGCTCTCGGTGCATGTCGAGCCCCGCACCCCCGTCACGACGACCCAGCTCACCGACGCCGAGCAGTCCCTGCACGCGGACCTCGCCACCACCGGCGAACGTCTCGAGCAGGAACGGATCGAGATCGGATTCGCCGTCGCGGCGCTGCGCACCGCCGTCGACGACGCGTCGGCGTGA
- a CDS encoding ATP-binding protein has protein sequence MDPVSNPYTPNAGARPDVLAGRDDQLSNFSVLLQRVARGRAARSMIVTGLRGVGKTVLLGQFRDRALEEGWSVLDHEVAKHDDAAFRHQFALKLRTALLDLAPRARWTKRFHKAAAALSSFTLTIDQAGQFQAGLNVDAIEGLADHGDLSMDLTDVFVSLGEAAHEKDRGVVILLDEVQFLSRSQLEAVILALHKTVQRNLPIVLVGAGLPQVPELAGDAKSYAERLFTFPGIGNLDAVDARRALQEPAQLEDADLTDDALDLAFEVTGGYPYFIQELGWAAWGAAESSPIRRSDVEDAVDHYLAKLDSSFFRVRLDRATDLQTAYLRAMAELGPEPQKAADVAAVLHRESTQLGPTRAELIDMGLLYTPSHGYAAFTVPHFDMFMRRALPELIIPEVRRRHGGHRATKRGDAPQ, from the coding sequence ATGGACCCAGTTTCCAACCCCTACACTCCCAACGCCGGCGCGCGACCAGACGTACTCGCCGGACGCGATGATCAGCTCTCGAACTTCTCAGTGCTCCTCCAGCGCGTCGCGCGGGGCAGAGCGGCCAGGTCGATGATCGTCACAGGGCTGCGCGGGGTCGGGAAGACAGTGCTTCTGGGCCAGTTCCGAGACAGGGCGCTCGAGGAGGGGTGGAGCGTTCTGGACCACGAGGTGGCGAAGCACGATGATGCTGCATTTCGCCATCAGTTCGCGCTCAAGCTGCGTACCGCCCTGCTGGACCTCGCGCCTCGTGCACGCTGGACGAAACGGTTTCACAAGGCTGCTGCAGCCCTCTCCTCGTTCACTCTCACCATCGACCAGGCGGGCCAGTTCCAGGCCGGCCTGAACGTCGACGCCATCGAAGGACTCGCCGACCATGGCGACCTATCGATGGATCTGACTGACGTCTTCGTCTCGCTCGGCGAGGCTGCCCACGAGAAAGACCGCGGCGTCGTCATCCTGCTCGATGAGGTCCAGTTCCTCAGCCGCTCCCAGCTGGAAGCGGTCATCCTCGCGCTGCACAAGACCGTGCAGCGAAATTTGCCGATAGTGCTGGTGGGGGCTGGACTGCCTCAGGTCCCGGAGCTCGCCGGAGACGCGAAGTCCTATGCCGAACGGTTGTTCACCTTCCCTGGCATCGGGAATCTCGACGCGGTCGATGCCCGGCGTGCGCTCCAAGAGCCCGCCCAGCTCGAGGACGCCGATCTCACCGACGATGCGCTGGATCTCGCCTTCGAGGTGACCGGCGGCTACCCGTACTTCATCCAGGAACTGGGTTGGGCGGCCTGGGGTGCCGCGGAATCCAGCCCCATCAGGCGGAGCGACGTCGAGGATGCCGTCGATCACTACCTCGCGAAGCTCGACTCCTCGTTCTTCCGAGTACGCCTGGATCGCGCGACCGACCTGCAAACTGCCTATCTGCGCGCCATGGCGGAGCTCGGACCCGAGCCCCAGAAAGCGGCGGATGTGGCGGCCGTCCTCCATCGGGAATCCACCCAGCTGGGTCCGACTCGCGCCGAGCTCATCGACATGGGGCTCCTCTACACCCCCTCACACGGCTACGCCGCGTTCACGGTGCCGCATTTCGACATGTTCATGCGGCGGGCACTTCCCGAGCTGATCATCCCGGAGGTCCGGCGTCGACACGGTGGCCATCGCGCCACGAAGCGCGGCGACGCGCCCCAGTGA
- a CDS encoding FAD-dependent monooxygenase, which translates to MTVPSASPEGDVCCEVLIVGGGPTGLFLAALLARRGVGVIVLERRAAPAEHSRAIGLHPPALRALREVGLERTAARVGARIRCGRARSRGRELGRLRFARAWPGRPYVLSLPQSRTEELLADRLAESAPGALRRGREVTALRERADGVEVTARRMGEAGETGSTAEPLRLRARVVVAADGSRSTVRELLGIGTTGTEHRDAYLMGDLADPDSAGAEGTGSHGVGTDRDALIHLEPGGVVESFPLPGARRRWVVHTGRGDLAEPRSEVLTRAIRERTGMRLDPGTTSMISAFSVRRRTAQRLVTTRCALLGDAAHEISPIGGQGITLGWLDALDAAPLLARTVRATAGGRSSRGPLDADPAWQRLERVCRRRARVAGLIAHANTALGRPLPGPFAAARTLGVSIALRTPLRHVMAWTYSMGWARRR; encoded by the coding sequence GTGACCGTGCCGTCTGCGAGTCCTGAGGGCGACGTCTGCTGCGAGGTGCTGATCGTCGGCGGCGGGCCGACGGGGCTGTTCCTCGCCGCCCTGCTGGCGCGACGCGGCGTCGGGGTCATCGTGCTGGAGCGTCGGGCCGCCCCCGCCGAGCACTCGCGTGCGATCGGGCTGCACCCGCCGGCGCTCCGGGCCCTGCGCGAGGTGGGCCTCGAGCGCACCGCCGCCCGGGTCGGGGCGCGGATCCGCTGCGGTCGGGCGCGCAGCCGGGGCCGGGAGCTGGGCCGGCTGCGCTTCGCGCGGGCCTGGCCGGGTCGGCCCTATGTGCTGTCGCTGCCGCAGAGCCGCACCGAGGAGCTGCTCGCGGATCGCCTGGCCGAGTCGGCACCGGGAGCGCTGCGGCGCGGCCGGGAGGTGACGGCGCTGCGGGAGAGGGCCGACGGGGTCGAGGTGACCGCGAGACGGATGGGAGAGGCCGGCGAGACGGGATCCACGGCGGAGCCCCTCCGTCTCCGTGCCCGCGTGGTCGTCGCCGCCGACGGATCCCGCTCCACCGTCCGGGAGCTGCTCGGCATCGGCACCACCGGGACCGAGCACCGCGACGCCTACCTCATGGGCGACCTCGCCGACCCGGACAGCGCGGGCGCCGAAGGCACCGGCTCCCACGGCGTCGGCACGGACCGCGACGCTCTCATCCATCTCGAGCCGGGCGGCGTCGTGGAGTCCTTCCCCCTGCCGGGCGCTCGACGACGCTGGGTGGTCCACACCGGCCGCGGCGACCTCGCGGAGCCCCGTTCCGAGGTGCTGACCCGGGCGATCCGCGAGCGCACCGGGATGCGGCTCGATCCGGGAACGACCAGCATGATCAGCGCGTTCTCGGTGCGGCGCCGCACGGCGCAGCGTCTGGTCACGACTCGGTGCGCACTGTTGGGCGATGCCGCCCACGAGATCAGCCCCATCGGCGGCCAGGGCATCACCCTGGGCTGGCTGGACGCCCTGGACGCGGCACCGCTGCTGGCGCGCACGGTGCGGGCCACGGCGGGCGGACGATCGTCACGCGGCCCGCTGGACGCCGACCCGGCATGGCAGCGCCTCGAGCGGGTCTGCCGACGCCGCGCTCGGGTGGCGGGCCTGATCGCCCACGCGAACACCGCCCTCGGACGTCCGCTGCCCGGGCCGTTCGCCGCCGCGCGGACGCTCGGCGTGAGCATCGCCCTGCGCACGCCGCTGCGGCACGTGATGGCGTGGACGTACTCGATGGGGTGGGCGCGGCGGCGGTGA
- a CDS encoding class I SAM-dependent methyltransferase yields MILPPLVSRDERATERMDDPDCDPTRLARTYAQFRLVNAVVAGWRAAYRHQLRPHLRRDGPTTLLDVGSGGGDLARALARWAHRDGLDLRVTGIDPDLRAHAWARRQPPVAGVQFRRALSRELVAAGERFDLVVSNHLLHHLAADELQALLADSRRLARTAAIHSDIQRGRLGYALFSVATWPFFPGSFIREDGLTSIRRSYTAEELRALAPERWEVTATGPWRLLLTHGAGTP; encoded by the coding sequence GTGATCCTGCCGCCCCTGGTCTCGCGGGACGAGCGCGCCACGGAGCGGATGGACGATCCCGACTGCGACCCGACGCGGCTCGCACGCACGTACGCCCAGTTCCGCCTGGTCAACGCCGTGGTCGCCGGCTGGCGGGCCGCCTACCGTCACCAGTTGCGTCCGCATCTGCGCCGCGACGGGCCGACCACGCTGCTGGACGTCGGCAGCGGCGGCGGGGACCTCGCCCGGGCGCTGGCCCGCTGGGCCCATCGCGACGGCCTCGACCTGCGCGTGACGGGCATCGATCCGGATCTGCGGGCACATGCCTGGGCGCGACGGCAGCCGCCCGTCGCGGGGGTGCAGTTCCGTCGGGCGCTCTCCCGCGAGCTGGTGGCGGCGGGCGAGCGCTTCGATCTGGTCGTCTCCAACCACCTGCTCCATCACCTCGCGGCCGACGAGCTGCAGGCCCTGCTGGCCGATTCCCGGCGCCTCGCCCGCACCGCCGCGATCCACAGCGACATCCAGCGCGGCCGCCTCGGCTACGCCCTGTTCTCCGTCGCCACCTGGCCGTTCTTTCCCGGATCCTTCATCCGCGAGGACGGGCTCACGTCGATCCGCCGCAGCTATACGGCCGAGGAGCTGCGAGCGCTCGCGCCGGAGCGCTGGGAGGTGACGGCGACCGGTCCCTGGCGGCTCCTGCTCACCCACGGCGCCGGGACGCCGTGA
- a CDS encoding type III polyketide synthase, with translation MTVTLRSLEVAVPATELAQEDVRDVFAAQPDLTRLGQRLVSTSFNSSGIERRYSALKEWDGPPDEGEPVFFESGTGRFLNPTTGARNEVFAREASELYTRVTDQALTAAEGIEAADVTHVITVSCTGFFAPGPDYRIVRALGLDPSVQRYHLGFMGCYAALPALRQAQTICRADPEAVVLVATVELCTLHVRTSDDPDTIVGSSLFADGAAAAIVTGRDLPASTPLLRLDHFETVLTPVGEEAMAWNIGDHGFEMVLGTYVPHIIDEHITGALVPLLAHDPSLEALPYRDIEHWAIHPGGRSILDKVEAKLELTEAQLVPARETLRDYGNMSSATVMFVLDKILHDATPGSEERVCSMAFGPGLTVETALMTTIGAPVDGGGSAADGGSAVDAGSAADDVSATDGVSAAEAGPSVTPVGEPAGRS, from the coding sequence ATGACGGTCACTCTTCGGTCCCTGGAAGTCGCAGTCCCCGCCACGGAGCTCGCGCAGGAGGACGTCCGCGATGTCTTCGCCGCCCAGCCCGACCTCACCCGCCTGGGCCAGCGCCTGGTCTCCACCTCGTTCAACTCCTCCGGCATCGAGCGTCGCTACAGCGCGCTGAAAGAATGGGATGGGCCGCCCGACGAGGGCGAACCGGTGTTCTTCGAGTCCGGGACCGGGCGCTTCCTCAACCCCACCACCGGGGCCCGCAACGAGGTCTTCGCCCGCGAAGCGTCGGAGCTGTACACCCGGGTCACCGACCAGGCGCTGACGGCCGCCGAAGGGATCGAGGCCGCGGACGTCACCCACGTCATCACTGTCTCCTGCACCGGTTTCTTCGCCCCCGGCCCGGACTACCGGATCGTCCGCGCGCTCGGCCTGGACCCCTCGGTGCAGCGCTACCACCTGGGGTTCATGGGCTGCTACGCCGCTCTGCCCGCCCTGCGCCAGGCCCAGACCATCTGCCGGGCCGATCCCGAGGCCGTGGTGCTGGTGGCCACCGTCGAGCTGTGCACCCTGCACGTGCGCACCTCCGACGACCCCGACACCATCGTGGGCTCCTCGCTGTTCGCCGACGGCGCCGCCGCCGCGATCGTCACCGGGCGCGATCTGCCCGCGAGCACCCCGCTGCTGCGGCTGGACCACTTCGAGACCGTGCTGACGCCGGTGGGTGAGGAGGCGATGGCCTGGAACATCGGGGACCACGGCTTCGAGATGGTGCTGGGCACCTACGTCCCCCACATCATCGATGAGCACATCACCGGTGCCCTGGTCCCGCTGCTCGCCCACGACCCGTCGCTCGAAGCGCTCCCCTATCGCGACATCGAGCACTGGGCGATCCACCCGGGCGGTCGCAGCATCCTCGACAAGGTCGAGGCGAAGCTGGAGCTGACCGAGGCCCAGCTCGTCCCCGCCCGCGAGACGCTGCGCGACTACGGCAACATGTCCAGCGCGACCGTGATGTTCGTGCTGGACAAGATCCTGCACGATGCGACTCCCGGCTCGGAGGAGCGCGTGTGCTCGATGGCCTTCGGCCCCGGCCTGACGGTGGAGACCGCACTCATGACCACGATCGGCGCCCCCGTCGACGGCGGGGGATCGGCGGCCGACGGCGGGTCCGCCGTCGACGCCGGATCCGCGGCGGACGATGTCTCCGCGACGGACGGTGTATCCGCAGCCGAGGCCGGCCCGTCGGTCACCCCGGTCGGTGAACCCGCGGGGCGCTCGTGA
- a CDS encoding amidase: MTGSESLTLTGTARSLAQGRSTSRAVTENCLARIAARDEDLRAFITVEADRARARADAADARVRDGRRLGTLDGLPIAVKDNLCTEGVVSTVGSAIFRDHVAAENAGVVDRLEGQGAVRVGKTNLHEFALGVTTENPHFGICRNPWDRERTPGGSSGGSAVAVATGMALAAIGSDTSGSIRIPAAACGILGLKPTYGLVSSYGCYPEAWSLDHVGVMTRTAEDAAVLLDAISGHDPRVPSSLRVISSQAVREVEETGEHGRTRPLRIGVEESFFFASIDRDIEVVVRGMLDSLASTGTDAGAHGGADTGAKAGAGVELVPVSLPSLADAVYALTVIDTAETTAFHAEQFRERPHDYGPDVRALIECGALPTAVDYLQAQQIRSRVREDFARVFEQVDVLASPTLPIRTPQIEEAVVTVDGQERDRDDELMRLVGPANLAGLPSVSVPCAMLDGMPVGMQFLGPPLGEGAVLSAAAAVEELFTPPASEG, translated from the coding sequence ATGACCGGATCGGAGTCGCTCACCCTGACCGGGACCGCGCGCAGCCTCGCCCAGGGCAGGTCCACCTCCCGCGCGGTGACCGAGAACTGCCTGGCCCGGATCGCCGCACGGGACGAGGATCTGCGTGCCTTCATCACGGTGGAGGCCGATCGTGCCCGTGCCCGGGCCGATGCGGCCGACGCCCGGGTGCGGGACGGGCGCCGGCTCGGCACGCTCGACGGGCTGCCGATCGCCGTCAAGGACAACCTCTGCACGGAGGGCGTGGTGAGCACGGTCGGGTCCGCGATCTTCCGCGACCACGTCGCCGCGGAGAACGCCGGGGTCGTCGACCGTCTCGAGGGGCAGGGCGCCGTGCGGGTCGGGAAGACGAACCTGCACGAGTTCGCGCTCGGGGTGACCACGGAGAACCCGCATTTCGGGATCTGCCGCAACCCGTGGGACCGCGAACGGACCCCCGGCGGATCCAGTGGCGGTTCGGCCGTCGCGGTCGCCACCGGCATGGCGCTGGCTGCGATCGGTTCGGACACCTCCGGGTCGATCCGTATCCCCGCCGCCGCCTGCGGGATCCTGGGGTTGAAACCCACCTACGGGCTGGTCAGCAGCTACGGCTGCTACCCCGAGGCGTGGAGCCTGGACCACGTCGGCGTGATGACCCGCACCGCGGAGGACGCCGCGGTGCTGCTCGATGCGATCAGCGGTCACGATCCCCGGGTGCCCTCCTCGCTGCGGGTCATCTCCTCGCAGGCGGTCCGCGAGGTCGAGGAGACCGGCGAGCACGGGCGGACGCGCCCGCTGCGCATCGGGGTCGAGGAGAGCTTCTTCTTCGCCTCGATCGACCGCGATATCGAGGTCGTGGTGCGAGGGATGCTCGATTCGCTCGCGAGCACCGGCACGGACGCCGGTGCGCATGGGGGTGCGGACACCGGTGCGAAGGCGGGCGCGGGGGTCGAGCTCGTGCCCGTCTCCCTCCCCTCCCTGGCGGACGCCGTCTACGCGCTGACGGTGATCGACACCGCCGAGACCACCGCCTTCCACGCCGAACAGTTCCGCGAGCGCCCGCACGACTACGGACCGGACGTGCGAGCGCTCATCGAGTGCGGTGCGCTGCCCACGGCCGTGGACTACCTCCAGGCCCAGCAGATCCGTTCCCGGGTCCGCGAGGACTTCGCCCGCGTCTTCGAGCAGGTCGACGTGCTCGCCTCGCCGACCCTCCCGATCCGCACCCCGCAGATCGAAGAAGCGGTGGTCACGGTCGACGGGCAGGAACGGGACCGGGACGATGAGCTGATGCGCCTGGTGGGCCCCGCGAACCTGGCCGGCCTCCCCTCCGTCTCCGTGCCCTGCGCGATGCTGGACGGCATGCCGGTGGGGATGCAGTTCCTCGGCCCCCCGCTGGGCGAGGGCGCGGTGCTGAGCGCAGCCGCTGCGGTGGAGGAGCTGTTCACGCCGCCGGCGAGCGAGGGTTGA